The proteins below are encoded in one region of Kogia breviceps isolate mKogBre1 chromosome 8, mKogBre1 haplotype 1, whole genome shotgun sequence:
- the HNRNPK gene encoding heterogeneous nuclear ribonucleoprotein K isoform X1: protein METEQPEETFPNTETNGEFGKRPAEDMEEEQAFKRSRNTDEMVELRILLQSKNAGAVIGKGGKNIKALRTDYNASVSVPDSSGPERILSISADIETIGEILKKIIPTLEEGLQLPSPTATSQLPLESDAVECLNYQHYKGSDFDCELRLLIHQSLAGGIIGVKGAKIKELRENTQTTIKLFQECCPQSTDRVVLIGGKPDRVVECIKIILDLISESPIKGRAQPYDPNFYDETYDYGGFTMMFDDRRGRPVGFPMRGRGGFDRMPPGRGGRPMPPSRRDYDDMSPRRGPPPPPPGRGGRGGSRARNLPLPPPPPPRGGDLMAYDRRGRPGDRYDGMVGFSADETWDSAIDTWSPSEWQMAYEPQGGSGYDYSYAGGRGSYGDLGGPIITTQVTIPKDLAGSIIGKGGQRIKQIRHESGASIKIDEPLEGSEDRIITITGTQDQIQNAQYLLQNSVKQYADVEGF from the exons ATGGAAACTGAACAGCCAGAGGAAACCTTTCCCAACACTGAAACCAATGGCGAATTTG GTAAACGCCCTGCTGAAGATATGGAAGAGGAACAAGCTTTTAAAAGATCTAGAAACACTGATGAGATGGTTGAATTACGCATTCTGCTTCAGAGCAAG aatGCTGGGGCAGTGATtggaaaaggaggcaagaatattaaGGCTCTCCGTACAGAC TACAATGCCAGTGTTTCAGTCCCAGACAGCAGTGGCCCCGAGCG CATATTGAGTATCAGTGCTGATATTGAAACAATTGGAGAAATTCTGAAGAAAATCATCCCTACCTTGGAAGAG GGCCTGCAGTTGCCATCACCCACTGCAACCAGCCAGCTCCCGCTCGAATCTGATGCTGTGGAATGCTTAAAT TACCAACACTATAAAGGAAGCGACTTTGACTGCGAGTTGAGACTATTGATTCATCAGAGTCTGGCAGGAGGAATTATTGGGGTCAAAGGTGCTAAAATCAAAGAACTTCGAGAG AACACTCAGACAACAATCAAGCTTTTCCAGGAATGTTGTCCTCAATCCACTGACAGAGTCGTTCTTATTGGAGGAAAACCTGATAGGGTTGTAGAGTGCATAAAGATCATCCTTGATCTTATATCAGAG tctCCCATCAAAGGACGTGCTCAGCCTTATGATCCCAATTTTTACGATGAAACCTATGATTATGGTGGTTTTACAATGATGTTTGATGACCGTCGTGGACGTCCTGTGGGATTTCCCATGAGGGGAAGAGGTGGTTTTGACAGAATGCCTCCTGGTCGGGGTGGGCGTCCCATGCCTCCATCCAGAAGAGATTATGATGATATGAGCCCTCGTCGAGgaccacctccacctcctcctggacGAGGTGGCCGGGGTGGTAGCAGAGCTCGgaatcttcctcttcctccaccaccaccacctagaggggg AGATCTAATGGCCTATGACAGAAGAGGAAGACCTGGAGACCGTTACGATGGCATG GTTGGTTTCAGTGCTGATGAAACCTGGGACTCTGCAATAGATACATGGAGCCCATCAGAGTGGCAGATGGCTTATGAACCACAG gGTGGCTCTGGATATG ATTATTCCTATGCAGGGGGTCGTGGCTCATATGGTGATCTTGGTGGACCTATTATTACTACACAAGTAACTATTCCCAAAGAT ctGGCTGGATCTATTATTGGCAAAGGTGGTCAGCGGATTAAACAAATCCGTCATGAGTCAGGAGCGTCGATCAAAATTGATGAGCCTTTAGAAGGGTCCGAAGACCGGATCATTACCATTACAGGAACACAGGACCAGATACAGAATGCACAGTACTTGCTGCAGAACAG tgtGAAGCAGTATGCAGATGTTGAAGGATTCTAA
- the HNRNPK gene encoding heterogeneous nuclear ribonucleoprotein K isoform X2, with translation METEQPEETFPNTETNGEFGKRPAEDMEEEQAFKRSRNTDEMVELRILLQSKNAGAVIGKGGKNIKALRTDYNASVSVPDSSGPERILSISADIETIGEILKKIIPTLEEGLQLPSPTATSQLPLESDAVECLNYQHYKGSDFDCELRLLIHQSLAGGIIGVKGAKIKELRENTQTTIKLFQECCPQSTDRVVLIGGKPDRVVECIKIILDLISESPIKGRAQPYDPNFYDETYDYGGFTMMFDDRRGRPVGFPMRGRGGFDRMPPGRGGRPMPPSRRDYDDMSPRRGPPPPPPGRGGRGGSRARNLPLPPPPPPRGGDLMAYDRRGRPGDRYDGMVGFSADETWDSAIDTWSPSEWQMAYEPQGGSGYDYSYAGGRGSYGDLGGPIITTQVTIPKDLAGSIIGKGGQRIKQIRHESGASIKIDEPLEGSEDRIITITGTQDQIQNAQYLLQNSVKQYSGKFF, from the exons ATGGAAACTGAACAGCCAGAGGAAACCTTTCCCAACACTGAAACCAATGGCGAATTTG GTAAACGCCCTGCTGAAGATATGGAAGAGGAACAAGCTTTTAAAAGATCTAGAAACACTGATGAGATGGTTGAATTACGCATTCTGCTTCAGAGCAAG aatGCTGGGGCAGTGATtggaaaaggaggcaagaatattaaGGCTCTCCGTACAGAC TACAATGCCAGTGTTTCAGTCCCAGACAGCAGTGGCCCCGAGCG CATATTGAGTATCAGTGCTGATATTGAAACAATTGGAGAAATTCTGAAGAAAATCATCCCTACCTTGGAAGAG GGCCTGCAGTTGCCATCACCCACTGCAACCAGCCAGCTCCCGCTCGAATCTGATGCTGTGGAATGCTTAAAT TACCAACACTATAAAGGAAGCGACTTTGACTGCGAGTTGAGACTATTGATTCATCAGAGTCTGGCAGGAGGAATTATTGGGGTCAAAGGTGCTAAAATCAAAGAACTTCGAGAG AACACTCAGACAACAATCAAGCTTTTCCAGGAATGTTGTCCTCAATCCACTGACAGAGTCGTTCTTATTGGAGGAAAACCTGATAGGGTTGTAGAGTGCATAAAGATCATCCTTGATCTTATATCAGAG tctCCCATCAAAGGACGTGCTCAGCCTTATGATCCCAATTTTTACGATGAAACCTATGATTATGGTGGTTTTACAATGATGTTTGATGACCGTCGTGGACGTCCTGTGGGATTTCCCATGAGGGGAAGAGGTGGTTTTGACAGAATGCCTCCTGGTCGGGGTGGGCGTCCCATGCCTCCATCCAGAAGAGATTATGATGATATGAGCCCTCGTCGAGgaccacctccacctcctcctggacGAGGTGGCCGGGGTGGTAGCAGAGCTCGgaatcttcctcttcctccaccaccaccacctagaggggg AGATCTAATGGCCTATGACAGAAGAGGAAGACCTGGAGACCGTTACGATGGCATG GTTGGTTTCAGTGCTGATGAAACCTGGGACTCTGCAATAGATACATGGAGCCCATCAGAGTGGCAGATGGCTTATGAACCACAG gGTGGCTCTGGATATG ATTATTCCTATGCAGGGGGTCGTGGCTCATATGGTGATCTTGGTGGACCTATTATTACTACACAAGTAACTATTCCCAAAGAT ctGGCTGGATCTATTATTGGCAAAGGTGGTCAGCGGATTAAACAAATCCGTCATGAGTCAGGAGCGTCGATCAAAATTGATGAGCCTTTAGAAGGGTCCGAAGACCGGATCATTACCATTACAGGAACACAGGACCAGATACAGAATGCACAGTACTTGCTGCAGAACAG tgtGAAGCAGTATTCTGGAAAGTTTTTCTAA
- the HNRNPK gene encoding heterogeneous nuclear ribonucleoprotein K isoform X3, whose protein sequence is METEQPEETFPNTETNGEFGKRPAEDMEEEQAFKRSRNTDEMVELRILLQSKNAGAVIGKGGKNIKALRTDYNASVSVPDSSGPERILSISADIETIGEILKKIIPTLEEYQHYKGSDFDCELRLLIHQSLAGGIIGVKGAKIKELRENTQTTIKLFQECCPQSTDRVVLIGGKPDRVVECIKIILDLISESPIKGRAQPYDPNFYDETYDYGGFTMMFDDRRGRPVGFPMRGRGGFDRMPPGRGGRPMPPSRRDYDDMSPRRGPPPPPPGRGGRGGSRARNLPLPPPPPPRGGDLMAYDRRGRPGDRYDGMVGFSADETWDSAIDTWSPSEWQMAYEPQGGSGYDYSYAGGRGSYGDLGGPIITTQVTIPKDLAGSIIGKGGQRIKQIRHESGASIKIDEPLEGSEDRIITITGTQDQIQNAQYLLQNSVKQYADVEGF, encoded by the exons ATGGAAACTGAACAGCCAGAGGAAACCTTTCCCAACACTGAAACCAATGGCGAATTTG GTAAACGCCCTGCTGAAGATATGGAAGAGGAACAAGCTTTTAAAAGATCTAGAAACACTGATGAGATGGTTGAATTACGCATTCTGCTTCAGAGCAAG aatGCTGGGGCAGTGATtggaaaaggaggcaagaatattaaGGCTCTCCGTACAGAC TACAATGCCAGTGTTTCAGTCCCAGACAGCAGTGGCCCCGAGCG CATATTGAGTATCAGTGCTGATATTGAAACAATTGGAGAAATTCTGAAGAAAATCATCCCTACCTTGGAAGAG TACCAACACTATAAAGGAAGCGACTTTGACTGCGAGTTGAGACTATTGATTCATCAGAGTCTGGCAGGAGGAATTATTGGGGTCAAAGGTGCTAAAATCAAAGAACTTCGAGAG AACACTCAGACAACAATCAAGCTTTTCCAGGAATGTTGTCCTCAATCCACTGACAGAGTCGTTCTTATTGGAGGAAAACCTGATAGGGTTGTAGAGTGCATAAAGATCATCCTTGATCTTATATCAGAG tctCCCATCAAAGGACGTGCTCAGCCTTATGATCCCAATTTTTACGATGAAACCTATGATTATGGTGGTTTTACAATGATGTTTGATGACCGTCGTGGACGTCCTGTGGGATTTCCCATGAGGGGAAGAGGTGGTTTTGACAGAATGCCTCCTGGTCGGGGTGGGCGTCCCATGCCTCCATCCAGAAGAGATTATGATGATATGAGCCCTCGTCGAGgaccacctccacctcctcctggacGAGGTGGCCGGGGTGGTAGCAGAGCTCGgaatcttcctcttcctccaccaccaccacctagaggggg AGATCTAATGGCCTATGACAGAAGAGGAAGACCTGGAGACCGTTACGATGGCATG GTTGGTTTCAGTGCTGATGAAACCTGGGACTCTGCAATAGATACATGGAGCCCATCAGAGTGGCAGATGGCTTATGAACCACAG gGTGGCTCTGGATATG ATTATTCCTATGCAGGGGGTCGTGGCTCATATGGTGATCTTGGTGGACCTATTATTACTACACAAGTAACTATTCCCAAAGAT ctGGCTGGATCTATTATTGGCAAAGGTGGTCAGCGGATTAAACAAATCCGTCATGAGTCAGGAGCGTCGATCAAAATTGATGAGCCTTTAGAAGGGTCCGAAGACCGGATCATTACCATTACAGGAACACAGGACCAGATACAGAATGCACAGTACTTGCTGCAGAACAG tgtGAAGCAGTATGCAGATGTTGAAGGATTCTAA
- the HNRNPK gene encoding heterogeneous nuclear ribonucleoprotein K isoform X4, whose translation METEQPEETFPNTETNGEFGKRPAEDMEEEQAFKRSRNTDEMVELRILLQSKNAGAVIGKGGKNIKALRTDYNASVSVPDSSGPERILSISADIETIGEILKKIIPTLEEYQHYKGSDFDCELRLLIHQSLAGGIIGVKGAKIKELRENTQTTIKLFQECCPQSTDRVVLIGGKPDRVVECIKIILDLISESPIKGRAQPYDPNFYDETYDYGGFTMMFDDRRGRPVGFPMRGRGGFDRMPPGRGGRPMPPSRRDYDDMSPRRGPPPPPPGRGGRGGSRARNLPLPPPPPPRGGDLMAYDRRGRPGDRYDGMVGFSADETWDSAIDTWSPSEWQMAYEPQGGSGYDYSYAGGRGSYGDLGGPIITTQVTIPKDLAGSIIGKGGQRIKQIRHESGASIKIDEPLEGSEDRIITITGTQDQIQNAQYLLQNSVKQYSGKFF comes from the exons ATGGAAACTGAACAGCCAGAGGAAACCTTTCCCAACACTGAAACCAATGGCGAATTTG GTAAACGCCCTGCTGAAGATATGGAAGAGGAACAAGCTTTTAAAAGATCTAGAAACACTGATGAGATGGTTGAATTACGCATTCTGCTTCAGAGCAAG aatGCTGGGGCAGTGATtggaaaaggaggcaagaatattaaGGCTCTCCGTACAGAC TACAATGCCAGTGTTTCAGTCCCAGACAGCAGTGGCCCCGAGCG CATATTGAGTATCAGTGCTGATATTGAAACAATTGGAGAAATTCTGAAGAAAATCATCCCTACCTTGGAAGAG TACCAACACTATAAAGGAAGCGACTTTGACTGCGAGTTGAGACTATTGATTCATCAGAGTCTGGCAGGAGGAATTATTGGGGTCAAAGGTGCTAAAATCAAAGAACTTCGAGAG AACACTCAGACAACAATCAAGCTTTTCCAGGAATGTTGTCCTCAATCCACTGACAGAGTCGTTCTTATTGGAGGAAAACCTGATAGGGTTGTAGAGTGCATAAAGATCATCCTTGATCTTATATCAGAG tctCCCATCAAAGGACGTGCTCAGCCTTATGATCCCAATTTTTACGATGAAACCTATGATTATGGTGGTTTTACAATGATGTTTGATGACCGTCGTGGACGTCCTGTGGGATTTCCCATGAGGGGAAGAGGTGGTTTTGACAGAATGCCTCCTGGTCGGGGTGGGCGTCCCATGCCTCCATCCAGAAGAGATTATGATGATATGAGCCCTCGTCGAGgaccacctccacctcctcctggacGAGGTGGCCGGGGTGGTAGCAGAGCTCGgaatcttcctcttcctccaccaccaccacctagaggggg AGATCTAATGGCCTATGACAGAAGAGGAAGACCTGGAGACCGTTACGATGGCATG GTTGGTTTCAGTGCTGATGAAACCTGGGACTCTGCAATAGATACATGGAGCCCATCAGAGTGGCAGATGGCTTATGAACCACAG gGTGGCTCTGGATATG ATTATTCCTATGCAGGGGGTCGTGGCTCATATGGTGATCTTGGTGGACCTATTATTACTACACAAGTAACTATTCCCAAAGAT ctGGCTGGATCTATTATTGGCAAAGGTGGTCAGCGGATTAAACAAATCCGTCATGAGTCAGGAGCGTCGATCAAAATTGATGAGCCTTTAGAAGGGTCCGAAGACCGGATCATTACCATTACAGGAACACAGGACCAGATACAGAATGCACAGTACTTGCTGCAGAACAG tgtGAAGCAGTATTCTGGAAAGTTTTTCTAA